The Phycisphaeraceae bacterium genome window below encodes:
- a CDS encoding nucleoside transporter C-terminal domain-containing protein: protein MEILRGLIGLAALVLLAWLLSSHKSKLPWRVILWGLILQILLGWAVLGSNMGQSVFRAASAFFVELVAKAKEPAILLFGSGFANQEGPFGPGIAFAASGLVVVIFFSALMSVLYHLGVLQVVIWALARLLSRLLGVSGAESMAIAANVFVGQTEAPLVIKPYLERLTRSELFAVMTGGFATIAGSVMAIYISMLGAELGPHLLAASVMSAPAAFVFAKVMMPEIEEPKTGAHMPLELNRPCSNLVDAAATGATDGLRLWLNIIAMILAFVALVNVVNWPLSTIPVGDGEYLSLSMLFGWVFAPLAWIIGISSWADCQLVGSLIGTKVAVNEFVAYLDLQALMAKDAFQEERSAMMTAYILCGFANFGSIGIQIGGISALAPSLRPLLAEIALKAMTAGLLASLATATVAGMFSAY, encoded by the coding sequence ATGGAAATCCTCCGCGGACTCATCGGGCTCGCAGCCCTCGTGTTGCTGGCATGGCTCCTCTCCTCCCACAAGTCCAAACTCCCTTGGCGCGTCATCCTCTGGGGCCTCATCCTCCAGATCCTCCTGGGCTGGGCAGTCCTCGGCAGCAACATGGGCCAATCCGTCTTCCGCGCCGCTTCAGCCTTCTTCGTCGAACTCGTCGCCAAAGCCAAAGAACCCGCGATCCTCCTCTTCGGCTCCGGATTCGCCAATCAGGAAGGCCCCTTCGGACCCGGCATTGCATTCGCCGCCAGCGGCCTCGTCGTCGTCATCTTCTTCTCAGCCCTCATGTCCGTGCTCTACCACCTTGGCGTCCTCCAGGTCGTCATCTGGGCCCTTGCAAGACTCCTCTCTCGTCTCCTGGGCGTCTCCGGTGCCGAGTCCATGGCCATCGCCGCCAACGTCTTCGTCGGACAGACCGAAGCACCCCTCGTCATTAAGCCCTACCTCGAACGACTCACGCGCTCCGAACTCTTCGCCGTCATGACAGGCGGGTTCGCCACCATCGCAGGCTCTGTCATGGCCATCTACATCTCCATGCTCGGAGCGGAACTCGGACCCCACCTTCTCGCAGCTTCCGTCATGTCCGCACCCGCCGCCTTCGTCTTCGCCAAAGTCATGATGCCCGAGATCGAAGAACCAAAAACCGGCGCGCACATGCCCCTCGAACTCAACCGCCCCTGCTCCAACCTCGTCGATGCCGCAGCGACCGGGGCCACCGACGGACTCCGTCTCTGGCTCAACATCATCGCCATGATCCTCGCCTTTGTCGCCCTCGTGAACGTCGTCAACTGGCCACTGAGCACCATCCCCGTCGGCGACGGCGAATACCTCTCCCTCTCCATGCTCTTCGGCTGGGTCTTCGCACCTCTCGCATGGATCATCGGCATCAGCTCATGGGCCGACTGCCAACTCGTCGGCTCGCTCATCGGCACCAAGGTCGCCGTCAACGAGTTCGTCGCCTACCTCGACCTCCAGGCACTCATGGCCAAAGACGCATTTCAGGAAGAACGCTCCGCCATGATGACCGCCTACATCCTCTGCGGGTTCGCCAACTTCGGCTCCATCGGCATCCAGATCGGCGGGATCAGCGCCCTCGCACCCTCACTAAGGCCCCTCCTCGCCGAGATCGCCCTCAAAGCCATGACCGCAGGACTCCTCGCATCCCTCGCCACCGCCACCGTCGCCGGGATGTTCTCCGCCTACTAA